The Thermococcus sp. 4557 genomic sequence TAACTGTGTTCTGGGACGCGATGAGCACGGCCGGAACAATGAGAAGCAGGACGATGACAACTACCACAAGTGCCCTCTTCATAACCACGCCCCAGGGTAGAATCTGAAGGAGGACCTTAAATAATTTTTGGACAGAGGGATGTAAAATCAAACGGGCGTTCCGATGTAGATTCCGTGCCTCGTCCTGACTATCCTGACCCTAATCCTGTCCCCGACTTCGGCGTCGGTGTTGATGACCTCAATGAGGCGGTTGCGGGCCTTCGCGAGCATCTCGCCCTTTATCCTTCCCGGGAGGACGACCTCCGCCTTGACGATTTCTCCAGGCCGGAAGGAAAGGGGGATGAACTCGCGCTTTTCCATACCGAAGTGCTTGGACTTCAGGACGAGCGGCTTCATGCCGGTTTTCTCCTCAAGCTTTCTGAGCCAGGCGTAGAAGTCCTTGAAGGGAACGAGCTTCGCTATTGTGGGGTTCCTGCCGAACTTGTAGGGGATGTAGTTCTGGAAGCCGAGGGCCGGCCAGCGCTTCCCGGCGCCGATTTTCCTTGCAAACTCGATGAAGGCCTCGGCCTCGTCGTCGTTTATGCCGAATATTATGACAGGGGCGATGAGGACGTCGATTCCAGCGTTCACCATGGCCTCCGCCATGTCCAGAACGTGCTGGAGGTCGTAGCTCTTCATTCCCATGAGCATCCTCGCCTTGTCCGGGTCGAGGGAGTGGATGGAGAGGTTCACCCTGTCAAGGCCGGCCTCCGCCAGCTCCTCGACGAGTTTGTCCGTGAGGAGTGTCCCGTTGCTCTGCATCGAGATTACGGACACGTTAGGGTGCTCCCTGAGCGCCTGGACGAGCTCAACGCGGAAGGGGTAGATGAGCGGCTCGCCCTGTCCGTCGAGGTGGGCCTCGAGGTTCCTCCCCTTTATTCTCGCGACCTCGTCGAACCATTTCATCAGGTAGTCAACATCAACCACATAGTCGAGCTTCCGCGTCCTCGAATACGGCCCCTCATCAACGGAGCAGAAGACGCAGCTGAGGTTGCAGCCGCTCACGCCGCGAATCTGAATCAGGTTGGTCCCCCTGTCAATCAGGCCGAAGGCGTTGTAGCCCAGGAGCGGGACGTCAAGCCCCTCGTGGATATAAAAAACCCGTCTGTTGGTGTAGCGGTTTCTCAGGAGGGCGCCGAGGTTGTTCTGGATGTATATTGAGATGTACTGCTCGATGCCGGGGTAGTCCGTGTCGATGACCATGACCCCGTTGCGCACCGTTATCTCGGGCTCAACGCGGTACTTCCGCCGTATAACCCTCGCCAGCTCGGCCTTGTCGAAGTCGGCATAGAGGGTCTCTCTCCATATCAGCCTGATGCTCTCGCCGGCATCCTCAAAGGTGACGTGGGGAAGGTGAACCTCGATCATGTTCCGGGGTTTGGGGCCCCTCTTAAAAATCCGACGATGGATAAAACATCCCCCACATGGGTGGGCCTCCAGGGGCGTCACTGCCCAAAGGTTTTTAAGGGAAGACCTGTTGGCATCATGCGGGCATGGAAACATTTTAATATTATTGAATTAAACAGTCTAACAATGGACTAGTGTGGGTGATATGGAATGTGGGGAAAGATCGAGCATTATTTTGACGAATATCCAGTCAGGAAGCAGATAGCCAAGACCCTCCTCAAGTACGGCCTCAAGGTCTCCGATGACCTCAAGATCAAGGCCGGTGACATAGAGGTTCCGTACACCAAGATCGCCAAGGCCCTCGACGTGGACAGGAGGGTCGTCAAGGAGACCGTCGGCATGATACTCAAGATACCCGAGCTGAAGGAGATATACACCAACCTCGAGCCGACGGTTCACATGAAGTACGTCGGCAGGCACGTCGGCTACGGCGTCATAGAGATAGAGCCCGAGCCGAGGGCCATTGGAATACTCGCCAAGATAGCCCTCAAGATAGCCGATCGCGACATCAACATCGTCCAGGTCGTCGCGGAGGATCCGGAGCTCTACCCAGAGGCAACCCTCACGATAATCACCGAGAAGCCCATCCCCGGAGACCTCATCAACGACCTCTCCAAGCTTGAGGGCGTCAAGAGGATTTCAATATACTGATGGTTTGTTTCTACCTTCTCCCCTTTATCATCATTTTTGAGCACCTCGATTCCTGTTCAACTTCTCAGCGGAGCACGGTCATCGGAACACACTTTTCTAAACGCAGCCCCTGGGGTTTCCCACGG encodes the following:
- a CDS encoding radical SAM protein — encoded protein: MIEVHLPHVTFEDAGESIRLIWRETLYADFDKAELARVIRRKYRVEPEITVRNGVMVIDTDYPGIEQYISIYIQNNLGALLRNRYTNRRVFYIHEGLDVPLLGYNAFGLIDRGTNLIQIRGVSGCNLSCVFCSVDEGPYSRTRKLDYVVDVDYLMKWFDEVARIKGRNLEAHLDGQGEPLIYPFRVELVQALREHPNVSVISMQSNGTLLTDKLVEELAEAGLDRVNLSIHSLDPDKARMLMGMKSYDLQHVLDMAEAMVNAGIDVLIAPVIIFGINDDEAEAFIEFARKIGAGKRWPALGFQNYIPYKFGRNPTIAKLVPFKDFYAWLRKLEEKTGMKPLVLKSKHFGMEKREFIPLSFRPGEIVKAEVVLPGRIKGEMLAKARNRLIEVINTDAEVGDRIRVRIVRTRHGIYIGTPV